In Chlorogloeopsis sp. ULAP01, the following are encoded in one genomic region:
- a CDS encoding LemA family protein, giving the protein MISLYNGLVAKKNQVDNAFASIDVNLKKRSDLIPNLVAVAQNYMKYEESILTEITRLRSRAISGRANGNRNSAMDFENEISRALGNILISLEAYPELKADQYFLQLLQSLNEIEEQISAARRFYNSAVTDYNNSLEMFPTNLIASTMNYRSRRVFVATAEEKQNVDVKNLFEQ; this is encoded by the coding sequence ATGATATCGCTGTATAACGGTTTAGTTGCCAAGAAGAATCAAGTTGATAACGCTTTTGCCAGTATTGATGTAAATCTCAAAAAAAGGAGTGACTTGATCCCTAATCTGGTAGCAGTAGCTCAAAATTATATGAAATATGAGGAAAGCATACTTACAGAGATAACAAGGCTGAGATCCAGAGCAATATCTGGACGAGCAAATGGAAATAGGAATAGCGCAATGGATTTTGAAAATGAAATATCCAGAGCGCTAGGCAACATCCTCATATCTCTAGAAGCATATCCAGAGTTAAAAGCTGACCAATATTTTCTCCAACTATTACAATCTTTAAATGAAATTGAAGAACAGATATCAGCAGCTAGGCGCTTCTATAATTCTGCTGTAACTGATTACAATAATTCTCTAGAAATGTTTCCAACTAACTTGATAGCTTCTACGATGAATTATCGTTCCAGAAGAGTGTTTGTAGCCACAGCAGAAGAAAAACAAAATGTAGATGTCA